A genomic segment from Drosophila miranda strain MSH22 chromosome 3, D.miranda_PacBio2.1, whole genome shotgun sequence encodes:
- the LOC108159668 gene encoding WD and tetratricopeptide repeats protein 1, producing MSTVSDGAKGEAGIMSSDELYRIKYSSSRYQRHQSDEKVPLNASSLQWQRQQYGYDSSLDELVRRRLQASPAYIDRLEQEAVLAGHDGCVNCLEWSSDGLLLASGSDDFRVMIWNPFRKQRVHVINTKHLGNMFSVKFLPRHNNSILATCAADKFIYVYDINHANETLFSCNCHTMRAKRLATAQDSPHIFWSAGEDGCILQLDMREPHRCRPEEGNGVRLLSLSNQVEATTEAKCLAINPRRTEYLAVGTNDPFARIYDRRKLPTSGANESVGCVSYYAPGQIVKDTTKNIVHESRAITYLTFNANGTELLVNMGCEHIYRYDLNNAEPPVFYELPAYSAHTTHEEEEFKTPHKSRSLPSSIELHKKQGNEHLENGKLVAAIEAYSTALAKYPRGEVLYLNRATALMRRGWFGDIYAALRDCHEALRLDPTYVKAHFRLARALLELRRPHDADKCLQALIQRFPSFANNHGVLMLHKDIKENRRQSENTDAPSPDPLLVNDGSRYLRLTDEEYNLRCAAKDYKHRYVGHCNITTDIKEATYLGSHGEFIAAGSDDGNFYIWEGETGKIRAVYRADSAIVNCVQPHPTICMLATSGIDHDVKIWSPCAPSSAERPNLIGDVTRTVEDNQQKMRTDPFELNTRNAYCFNN from the exons ATGTCCACAGTGTCCGACGGTGCAAAGGGAGAAGCAGGG ATAATGTCGAGCGATGAACTGTATCGCATCAAATACTCTAGCTCGCGCTATCAGCGCCACCAGAGCGACGAGAAGGTGCCTTTGAATGCCAGTTCCTTGCAGTGGCAGCGCCAACAATACGGATACGATTCGTCCTTGGATGAGCTGGTGCGTCGACGGCTCCAGGCCTCTCCAGCCTACATAGATCGTCTGGAACAGGAGGCGGTTCTGGCTGGTCATGATGGCTGCGTCAATTGCTTAGAGTGGAGCAGTGACGGTCTGTTGCTCGCCTCGGGCTCAGATGATTTCAGAGTTATGATCTGGAACCCTTTCCGCAAGCAGCGCGTTCATGTGATAAATACCAAGCATCTGGGGAACATGTTTTCGGTGAAGTTTCTACCCAGGCACAACAACAGCATTTTGGCTACGTGTGCGGCAGATAAATTCATTTACGTCTATGACATCAATCACGCCAATGAGACGCTGTTCTCCTGTAACTGTCATACGATGAGAGCGAAGCGACTGGCTACAGCACAGGACTCACCGCACATCTTTTGGTCTGCGGGAGAGGATGGTTGCATCCTACAACTGGACATGCGGGAGCCACATCGCTGCCGCCCCGAGGAAGGCAATGGCGTGCGGCTGCTTAGCTTGAGCAATCAGGTTGAGGCGACCACAGAGGCAAAATGCTTGGCCATAAATCCTAGACGAACGGAGTATTTGGCTGTGGGAACCAACGATCCCTTTGCCCGCATCTATGATCGTCGCAAGTTGCCCACTAGTGGTGCTAATG AATCCGTTGGGTGCGTTTCGTACTATGCGCCTGGACAGATTGTAAAGGACACCACCAAGAACATTGTCCACGAGTCGAGGGCCATAACATATCTCACTTTCAATGCAAATGGCACGGAATTGCTCGTCAACATGGGCTGTGAACACATCTATCGCTATGATCTAAACAACGCCGAGCCTCCTGTTTTCTACGAACTGCCTGCCTACTCTGCCCACACCACACACGAAGAGGAAGAGTTCAAGACACCTCACAAAAGCCGCTCCTTACCTTCCAGCATTGAATTGCATAAGAAACAGGGCAATGAACATCTCGAAAATGGAAAACTAGTGGCTGCTATTGAGGCCTATTCAACGGCATTGGCCAAGTATCCACGGGGTGAAGTTCTGTATCTGAACAGGGCTACGGCTCTGATGCGGCGTGGATGGTTTGGTGACATTTATGCAGCTCTACGGGATTGTCATGAGGCTCTTCGCCTAGATCCCACCTATGTCAAGGCTCATTTTCGGCTGGCGCGGGCCCTGCTGGAGCTTCGTCGTCCCCATGATGCGGATAAATGTCTTCAAGCGCTCATTCAGCGATTCCCCAGTTTCGCCAACAACCATGGTGTCCTCATGCTGCACAAGGACATCAAGGAAAATCGACGACAATCCGAGAACACTGATGCCCCAAGTCCAGATCCACTACTAGTGAACGATGGCTCGCGGTATCTACGCCTGACCGACGAGGAATACAATCTACGATGCGCTGCCAAGGATTACAAACATCGCTATGTGGGTCATTGCAATATCACTACGGACATTAAGGAGGCTACTTATCTGGGCAGCCATGGCGAATTCATTGCCGCCGGCTCTGATGATGGAAATTTCTATATTTGGGAGGGGGAAACGGGAAAAATTCGAGCCGTCTATCGTGCCGACAGTGCCATTGTGAACTGCGTGCAGCCGCATCCCACTATCTGCATGTTGGCCACCAGCGGCATTGATCACGACGTCAAGATCTGGTCACCGTGTGCACCTAGCTCCGCTGAGCGGCCTAATCTCATTGGGGATGTTACGCGCACGGTTGAGGATAATCAGCAAAAGATGCGAACCGATCCATTTGAACTGAATACACGTAATGCGTATTGTTTCAATAACTGA